The proteins below are encoded in one region of Candidatus Omnitrophota bacterium:
- a CDS encoding nucleotidyltransferase domain-containing protein: MLKNLIGSKTRRIILKAFVESPDAEYYTRQLAGLHHISVGTLHRELTGLNSSGILKARKIGNIKLFSINKENPIYEEIKNIIYKTDGVIKLLKDIIPGIRGIEVAFIYGSFAKGDERQDSDVDMFLIGNDIDEGELIHAINKVEKKLFKEINYTQYTENEYKKEKKKKNSFILEVTKGKKTFIKGDENDL; encoded by the coding sequence ATGCTAAAAAATCTAATAGGTTCAAAAACCCGCCGAATAATACTTAAGGCATTTGTCGAATCGCCCGATGCCGAATACTACACCCGCCAACTGGCCGGTCTACACCATATATCGGTAGGCACGCTTCATAGAGAACTAACGGGGCTTAACTCTTCAGGAATTCTTAAGGCACGTAAAATCGGCAACATAAAACTGTTTTCCATCAATAAAGAAAATCCAATTTATGAGGAAATCAAAAACATCATTTATAAAACCGATGGCGTGATAAAATTATTAAAAGACATCATCCCCGGGATAAGGGGCATTGAAGTCGCTTTCATATATGGATCTTTCGCAAAAGGAGATGAAAGGCAGGATAGCGATGTTGACATGTTTTTGATAGGGAATGATATTGATGAGGGTGAATTAATACACGCGATAAATAAAGTAGAAAAAAAACTGTTTAAGGAAATTAATTATACGCAATACACGGAAAACGAATACAAAAAAGAAAAGAAAAAAAAGAATTCTTTTATCTTAGAAGTAACAAAGGGTAAAAAAACATTTATCAAAGGAGATGAAAATGACCTCTAA